In Methanosarcina siciliae T4/M, one genomic interval encodes:
- a CDS encoding UPF0228 family protein yields the protein MNIRFEDGTYESEVKTVLENYNMTTNYSIDCNTGSVGNKYYIMADKDNRDIRCELRKGMEEENKDWIISSSATGIRRGDSYVIAVSEQAVNDEKFLSILNKYDTRVKKFVWCYIRFEKPGGSRYWIPEEDAVKMKNELENNESIFTVSIDYINDQ from the coding sequence ATGAACATCCGATTCGAAGACGGAACTTACGAATCGGAAGTTAAAACTGTTCTTGAAAACTATAACATGACTACGAACTATAGCATAGATTGCAACACGGGTTCTGTGGGAAACAAATACTACATTATGGCAGACAAAGATAATCGAGATATAAGATGCGAATTGAGAAAAGGGATGGAGGAAGAGAATAAAGATTGGATTATATCTTCTTCTGCTACCGGCATCAGAAGAGGAGATTCTTACGTAATCGCGGTATCCGAACAGGCTGTCAATGATGAAAAGTTTCTTTCGATACTGAATAAATATGACACTCGGGTGAAAAAGTTCGTCTGGTGCTATATTCGCTTTGAAAAGCCGGGCGGATCCAGGTATTGGATTCCGGAGGAAGATGCAGTCAAAATGAAAAACGAGCTTGAAAATAATGAAAGTATTTTTACCGTATCTATTGACTACATTAATGATCAGTAA
- a CDS encoding UPF0228 family protein yields the protein MSNVRKEIVAFIVLLSLLLLWTLFTQAPINTSTSVNTSTPVNISTPVNTSTPVNTSIPVNTSTPVNTSTLDPESQVAGMAIQFKNGTSESEVKSILQNYNMTRNYRITFDANHYPEYYIMVNKENITDVKGKLEKEKTWTEPIPAIEKGNYYIITISERVIHNKNFIMMLSKYNLQLEKFVWCDIRFLYSDGPLTYWISKEDATRLKNELEQNENIFTIRFDYLYPPYDPTT from the coding sequence ATGAGTAATGTTAGAAAGGAAATTGTTGCCTTTATTGTTTTGCTGAGTCTCTTACTCTTATGGACACTATTTACACAAGCTCCAATTAATACATCTACTTCAGTTAATACATCTACTCCAGTTAATATATCTACTCCAGTTAATACATCTACACCGGTTAATACATCTATTCCAGTTAATACATCTACTCCAGTTAATACATCTACTCTAGATCCTGAATCTCAAGTAGCTGGTATGGCTATTCAATTTAAAAATGGAACTTCTGAGTCTGAAGTAAAATCCATTCTTCAAAACTATAACATGACTCGGAACTATAGAATAACATTTGACGCTAATCATTATCCGGAATATTACATAATGGTGAACAAAGAAAATATAACAGATGTAAAAGGTAAACTTGAAAAAGAGAAAACTTGGACTGAACCTATTCCAGCTATCGAAAAAGGAAATTATTACATAATTACAATATCTGAACGAGTTATTCATAATAAAAATTTTATTATGATGTTAAGTAAATATAATCTTCAATTGGAAAAGTTTGTTTGGTGTGATATCCGTTTTCTTTATAGTGATGGACCTCTGACGTACTGGATTTCGAAAGAAGATGCAACAAGGTTAAAGAATGAACTCGAACAAAATGAAAATATTTTTACTATACGATTTGATTACCTTTATCCTCCATATGACCCCACGACCTAA
- a CDS encoding C39 family peptidase yields the protein MKPLYLGPTFYYAEYALIDTEGKAKEKVIVDLPFSTIVDFNKSNVSIPVNEEDCLFNNTYLQQQQEMRTQNSNTKWTVLEKEIANSSSYSTSSSSKTISGVPKYGWLCGCSPTASGMVLGYWASHGYSYLITGPDLIRELATTMGTEWPGNGATWPWAIDNGIETVCNNHGYNNFDASNDIYVSWSEVKTEVNADKPFVLSMLNGGTGNGYTQPYGDHSVTFVGYYDGSSDYVYIHDTWDTSNKHYLTFGSWTGAMATWVRP from the coding sequence ATGAAACCTCTTTATTTAGGCCCAACCTTCTACTACGCAGAGTATGCACTAATCGATACTGAAGGTAAGGCTAAAGAAAAAGTAATAGTGGATTTACCATTTTCAACTATAGTAGATTTTAATAAATCAAATGTGAGTATTCCCGTAAATGAAGAAGACTGTTTATTTAACAACACATATTTACAACAGCAACAAGAAATGAGAACACAAAATTCAAACACAAAATGGACTGTCTTAGAAAAAGAAATAGCTAATTCCTCAAGTTATTCTACGTCTTCCAGTTCAAAAACGATCAGTGGTGTACCTAAGTATGGCTGGCTCTGTGGTTGTTCTCCAACTGCGTCTGGGATGGTATTAGGATATTGGGCCAGCCATGGATATTCTTACTTAATAACGGGGCCTGATCTAATTAGGGAATTAGCTACTACGATGGGTACAGAGTGGCCGGGAAATGGAGCAACCTGGCCATGGGCTATTGACAATGGTATAGAGACAGTTTGCAATAACCATGGATATAATAACTTTGATGCAAGCAATGATATCTATGTCTCATGGTCTGAGGTAAAAACCGAAGTGAATGCAGATAAGCCTTTCGTGCTTAGCATGCTAAACGGTGGGACAGGTAATGGTTACACTCAGCCATATGGCGATCATAGTGTTACCTTTGTGGGATACTATGATGGAAGTAGCGATTATGTATATATCCATGATACATGGGACACGAGTAATAAACACTACCTAACTTTTGGGAGCTGGACTGGAGCTATGGCAACATGGGTGAGGCCTTAA
- a CDS encoding YVTN family beta-propeller repeat protein, which produces MKSKTISTIHINTFSIPFPFVTRSNKACRGYTLIRAFGITSLAILILIGIAGAAPFAYVTSPGKNINIGTVFVIDTKTNNLTTMVEIEGYPGKVAATPDGTKIYVTDSSIGSTTVSVINTETNTRSAAVDVGGSSCGVAINPTGTRAYVAIRDSNTVSVISTATNSVIDTLNVGTDPWAVAINPDGTKLYVTNRRSNTTSVINTATNNIIATVNVGNFPIGVAVTPDGTKVYVLNARSNNVSVIDTATNNVTTTISVGNRPGRVAVTPNGKRVYVTNWEDDSVSVIDTATNDVTTTISVGTHPNGVAVDPDGTKVYVANYDSNNLSVIDVATNNVIATVNVGYHPSGVAFGHFIDSNVTDQSTRVTSNATEDVDVEKTNLSSEEKSTVELNNSNNNNSEPDNGNSSGENESSKNNSTPGFGLLGSLTCLYGGWKLRKD; this is translated from the coding sequence ATGAAAAGTAAAACTATCTCAACAATACATATCAACACATTTTCGATTCCATTCCCATTTGTGACAAGGTCTAATAAAGCATGCAGAGGATATACCCTCATAAGAGCTTTTGGAATAACTTCACTTGCGATTTTAATACTGATAGGCATAGCAGGCGCAGCTCCATTTGCATATGTGACAAGTCCGGGGAAAAACATCAACATTGGCACTGTCTTTGTAATTGACACAAAAACTAATAATCTTACAACCATGGTGGAGATTGAAGGCTACCCTGGCAAAGTTGCAGCCACACCAGATGGAACGAAAATATATGTGACAGATTCAAGTATAGGTAGCACTACTGTCTCTGTAATTAACACAGAAACAAATACACGAAGTGCCGCAGTGGATGTAGGAGGAAGTTCTTGTGGAGTTGCCATTAACCCGACAGGAACGAGGGCATATGTGGCGATCCGTGACAGTAACACTGTCTCAGTAATTAGTACAGCCACAAACAGTGTGATAGATACTTTAAATGTTGGAACTGATCCTTGGGCAGTGGCTATCAATCCAGATGGAACGAAACTATATGTCACGAACCGTCGCAGCAACACTACTTCTGTAATTAACACGGCTACAAACAATATTATAGCCACTGTAAATGTAGGAAATTTTCCGATTGGAGTTGCAGTCACTCCAGATGGAACAAAAGTTTATGTGTTGAACGCTCGCAGTAATAATGTCTCTGTAATTGACACAGCAACTAATAATGTTACAACTACAATTTCTGTGGGGAATCGTCCTGGTAGAGTTGCAGTCACTCCGAATGGAAAAAGGGTATACGTAACGAACTGGGAAGATGACTCGGTTTCCGTAATTGACACAGCAACTAATGATGTTACAACTACAATTTCTGTAGGAACTCATCCAAATGGAGTTGCAGTCGATCCAGATGGAACAAAAGTATATGTGGCGAATTATGACAGCAATAACCTCTCCGTAATTGACGTAGCCACAAATAATGTTATAGCCACTGTAAATGTAGGATATCATCCATCAGGAGTTGCCTTTGGCCATTTTATAGATTCTAATGTAACTGATCAAAGCACAAGGGTAACCTCCAATGCAACTGAAGATGTAGATGTTGAAAAAACTAATCTGTCATCTGAAGAAAAAAGCACTGTCGAACTAAATAATTCAAACAATAATAATTCAGAACCAGATAATGGTAATAGCTCAGGTGAAAATGAATCGAGCAAAAATAACTCTACTCCAGGATTCGGGTTATTGGGAAGCCTGACCTGTCTGTATGGAGGGTGGAAACTCAGGAAGGACTAA
- a CDS encoding UPF0228 family protein, producing MSKIGKEITIFIVFLTLVVLLGLFTNPPSDIRTPANNELKVGGMNIRFEDGTYESEVKTVLENYNMTTNYSIDCNTGSVGNKYYIMVDKDNRDIRCELRKEMEEENKDWIHLDSVRIRIITNVLFLL from the coding sequence ATGAGCAAAATCGGCAAGGAAATAACTATTTTTATTGTATTTCTAACTCTCGTAGTGCTTTTGGGATTGTTTACAAACCCACCAAGTGATATTAGAACGCCAGCTAACAATGAGCTTAAGGTGGGTGGTATGAACATCCGATTCGAAGACGGAACTTACGAATCGGAAGTTAAAACTGTTCTTGAAAACTATAACATGACTACGAACTATAGCATAGATTGCAACACGGGTTCTGTGGGAAACAAATACTACATTATGGTAGACAAAGATAATCGAGATATAAGATGCGAATTGAGAAAAGAGATGGAGGAAGAGAATAAAGATTGGATTCATTTGGATTCGGTTAGGATACGAATCATTACAAATGTGTTATTTTTATTGTAA
- a CDS encoding GTPase - sulfate adenylate transferase subunit 1 — MIGTIDIYANKTLGNSFNDIAFDPETYKVAEAMKKSKEIAKNEYPDGEIKSTKMVVYSYPSIGAMTIIKDKVTGVKHRIFVDAYTLEEVEDKPATETEPGVWSMYEMKWENGVEENLKEWEKSDQLTKSIEQAAANKGVNINAAVTEENIEKLSADAVTPKASGITLPVTKRGQENDVYCGCACCQTIGEYICDIYRTQDYIYDFQEWHDHNNLSGGLSISDAVGYCYYTQQQGGLGQRGTDDDYTLSSMDAVGEINNNRPFMSLIKGHFRLCYGYLSSGSLVYMYIIDPKPVGSGSYTIERCGANNEVARIYVRPS; from the coding sequence TTGATAGGTACAATTGACATTTATGCCAATAAAACGCTGGGAAACTCATTCAACGACATTGCATTTGATCCTGAAACTTATAAAGTGGCTGAAGCCATGAAGAAGTCAAAAGAAATCGCTAAAAATGAATACCCAGATGGGGAAATCAAATCAACTAAAATGGTTGTATACAGCTATCCAAGTATCGGGGCAATGACCATTATAAAAGATAAAGTCACTGGAGTTAAACACCGGATATTTGTAGATGCATATACTCTTGAAGAGGTAGAAGATAAACCTGCAACTGAAACCGAGCCTGGAGTTTGGTCAATGTATGAGATGAAATGGGAGAATGGAGTGGAAGAGAATTTAAAAGAGTGGGAGAAAAGTGATCAACTCACGAAATCTATAGAACAAGCAGCGGCTAATAAAGGAGTCAATATTAATGCGGCAGTCACGGAAGAAAATATTGAAAAACTAAGTGCTGACGCGGTAACGCCAAAAGCAAGTGGTATTACGCTTCCTGTTACCAAGCGTGGACAAGAAAACGATGTTTACTGTGGTTGCGCATGTTGCCAAACGATTGGTGAATACATATGTGACATATATCGGACCCAAGATTACATCTATGATTTTCAGGAATGGCATGACCATAATAATCTGAGTGGAGGACTCTCAATTTCCGACGCTGTAGGTTATTGTTACTATACTCAGCAACAGGGTGGATTAGGACAACGAGGCACAGATGATGATTATACGCTTAGTTCTATGGATGCAGTCGGTGAAATTAACAATAACAGGCCTTTTATGAGTCTGATTAAAGGGCATTTTCGACTTTGTTATGGATACTTATCATCTGGTTCATTAGTTTATATGTATATTATTGATCCAAAGCCTGTTGGATCTGGCTCATATACGATTGAACGCTGTGGTGCTAATAACGAAGTCGCACGTATATATGTGAGACCTTCTTAA